A region from the Alphaproteobacteria bacterium genome encodes:
- the recO gene encoding DNA repair protein RecO → MFIEDEAIVLSTSKYGESSAVLVMLTRDHGVFHGMVKYVHSKKNRSLYQPGNRLRIHWQARLLEHLGTISAEMVEDIASCVLGDHQAIHVLGSMAALLATALPERDPNPELFETSWALLKALKTQKRWPSSYVELEMKLLQDSGFGLDLSSCAVTEKTDDLVYISPKTGRAVSREAGKPYHDRLLPLPRACIDISCADESQEQLREALSVMAFFLTKNIYMPRNRELPLARMRLQEMVK, encoded by the coding sequence ATGTTTATTGAGGACGAGGCGATCGTCCTTTCAACGTCCAAATATGGTGAAAGTTCGGCTGTGCTAGTGATGCTGACCCGTGATCATGGGGTGTTTCATGGGATGGTTAAATATGTCCATTCCAAAAAAAATCGTTCTCTCTACCAGCCGGGTAATCGGCTGCGGATTCATTGGCAGGCCAGGCTTTTGGAACATTTAGGAACCATCAGCGCAGAAATGGTGGAGGACATTGCTTCGTGTGTCCTGGGGGATCATCAAGCTATACATGTGCTTGGTTCGATGGCTGCCTTATTGGCAACCGCATTACCTGAGCGTGATCCTAATCCTGAATTATTTGAAACGTCTTGGGCGTTGTTGAAGGCACTTAAAACACAAAAGCGATGGCCATCTTCTTATGTGGAGTTGGAAATGAAATTATTGCAAGATAGTGGCTTTGGTTTGGATTTAAGCAGTTGTGCTGTAACAGAAAAAACCGATGATTTGGTCTATATATCGCCTAAAACAGGACGTGCCGTCAGCCGTGAAGCGGGCAAGCCGTATCACGATCGATTGCTGCCTTTGCCCCGCGCCTGTATAGACATCTCATGCGCAGATGAATCGCAGGAGCAGTTGCGTGAAGCATTATCCGTGATGGCGTTCTTTTTGACAAAAAATATTTACATGCCACGCAACCGCGAATTGCCGTTGGCGCGGATGCGTCTTCAGGAAATGGTGAAATAA
- a CDS encoding NADP-dependent isocitrate dehydrogenase yields the protein MQTSHIPLAVAYGDGIGPEIMEAVLDILSYTQAPVRIETIELGEKYYQRGYSSGIPKEAWGIIKRTEGLLKSPITTPQGKGYKSLNVTLRRTLGLYANVRPCKSYPFVDTKHPTMDLVIVRENEEDLYAGIEHRQTANVYQCLKLISRSACERIVRYAFEYAVQNNRKKVTCFSKDNIMKMTDGIFHKVYDEIAVEYPSIKSEHYIIDIGTARLATRPEIFDVIVTSNLYGDIISDVAAEISGSVGLAGSANIGPNYAMFEAVHGSAPDIAGQNMANPSGLLHALIMMLVHVGLPQQATTIHNAWLRTMEEGIHTGDIYNAKTSTQKVGTKEFAQAVIKRIGQLPQTLPAVHYEDAPKRAKEAPTTPGITNVCTGPSCAKKLVGIDVFLDWQQGGPADLANMVTPLLKDRLKLQFIDVKGLMVWPGEAPDNVNGDHWRLRFVREGEDKHAATADILQLLNSLHEGGLEFVKTEHLYLFDDELGFTLAQGE from the coding sequence ATGCAAACATCTCATATCCCTTTAGCCGTTGCGTACGGTGATGGTATCGGCCCCGAAATTATGGAGGCAGTACTTGATATATTAAGTTACACCCAGGCACCTGTGCGCATTGAAACCATTGAGCTGGGCGAAAAATATTATCAGCGCGGTTATAGTTCGGGTATTCCAAAGGAAGCCTGGGGAATTATTAAACGCACAGAAGGCTTGCTGAAATCGCCGATCACGACGCCACAGGGTAAGGGATATAAAAGTTTGAACGTTACGCTGCGCCGGACCCTTGGTTTATATGCCAATGTGCGCCCGTGCAAATCCTATCCGTTTGTGGATACCAAACATCCCACTATGGATTTGGTGATTGTGCGTGAAAATGAGGAAGATCTCTACGCAGGGATTGAGCATCGTCAAACGGCTAATGTTTATCAATGTCTCAAATTAATTAGCCGCAGTGCCTGTGAACGTATTGTGCGTTATGCATTTGAGTATGCCGTCCAAAATAACCGTAAAAAAGTGACCTGTTTTTCAAAAGATAACATCATGAAAATGACCGATGGTATTTTTCATAAGGTCTATGATGAAATTGCTGTGGAATACCCATCTATTAAATCGGAACATTATATCATCGATATTGGCACGGCACGTTTGGCCACCAGACCGGAAATCTTTGATGTGATTGTTACCAGTAATTTATATGGTGATATTATTTCAGATGTAGCAGCAGAAATTTCAGGCTCGGTAGGGCTTGCAGGAAGCGCCAATATCGGCCCTAACTATGCGATGTTTGAAGCGGTGCATGGATCGGCTCCTGATATTGCTGGCCAGAATATGGCAAACCCTTCTGGTTTATTACATGCACTTATTATGATGCTGGTGCATGTGGGATTGCCGCAACAGGCAACCACCATCCACAATGCGTGGTTACGTACGATGGAAGAAGGTATTCATACCGGTGATATTTATAATGCTAAAACCAGCACTCAAAAAGTTGGAACCAAAGAATTTGCGCAAGCGGTGATTAAGCGTATTGGCCAATTGCCGCAAACATTGCCAGCGGTTCATTATGAAGATGCGCCGAAAAGGGCTAAAGAAGCTCCAACAACTCCGGGTATTACGAACGTATGTACGGGGCCATCGTGTGCCAAAAAATTAGTAGGTATTGATGTATTTCTGGATTGGCAACAAGGTGGGCCGGCCGATTTGGCAAATATGGTTACGCCATTATTGAAGGATCGTTTAAAACTTCAGTTTATTGATGTAAAAGGATTAATGGTCTGGCCAGGCGAAGCCCCTGATAATGTCAATGGGGACCATTGGCGGTTACGTTTTGTCAGAGAAGGCGAAGATAAACATGCTGCCACGGCCGACATCCTTCAATTGCTGAATTCGCTCCATGAAGGCGGACTTGAGTTTGTGAAGACAGAACATTTATATTTGTTTGATGATGAGCTTGGATTTACGTTGGCACAGGGTGAATAG